GAACCGGGCGGGCATAGATATCGGCGGCGCCTATGTCGCCGAGCCGTTCTACAATTGGGGCGGTATCGACGAAGGCGGCGAGTATCAAGGTGTGCTTGAGCTCTACGTCAACGCGGACATGAAGAAGCTCGGTCTGTGGGATGGTCTTTGCTTCCACGCGAACGGCTATCAGATCCATGGCAACTCCATCACGGGCTCCAATATCGGTTCCCTGATGCCTGTCACCAGCTTCGAGGCGAATGACGCGACGCGCCTGTTCGAGATCTGGTTCGAGCAGTTCCTGTTCAATGACACGGTTTCGGTCAAGGTCGGACAGCTGGCGGCGGATGCCGAGTTCTTCTTCGCCGAAGGCGGGGGCTACTTCATCAACGGCACATGGGGTTGGGCGCCGATCGCTGCCGAAAACAACCCCGGCGGCGGTCCGGCCTACCCGCTGGCGACGCCCGGCGTCCGTGTCGCCATCACCCCGACGGAGCAAACCAGCCTGATGGTCGGCGTTTACAACGGTAATCCGGCGCCGGACTGCGCTGCGGACGATCCGCAAGTGTGCAACAACGACGGTCTGGATTTCGGTCTGCGGGATCGGACGCTCTTGATGGCGGAAGGCGCCTACAGCTATTCGCTGGCGGGCGGTGAACTGCCGGGCCAGATCAAGGTCGGTGGCTGGAACCACTTCGGGGACTTCAACCACATCTATACCGATGCGGGCGGCAACCCCATTGCGATCTCCGGTAATGACGGCAAGCCGCTCGACAACGATTACGCGCTCTATGTGATCTTGGACCAGTTGCTGTGGCGTGTGCCGGGCAGCGAGGACCCGCAAGGGGTCGGCTTCTTCACCCGCTTCGCCGGAGCGCCGGACGATCGCAACTATGTCGACTTCTACTTCGACGTGGGTCTCACCTTCACCGGCATGATCCCGGGCCGTCCCGACGACGCCTTGGCCATCGGCTATGCCTATACGAGCATTTCCGACCAGGCGCAGGCGTTCAACGTAACCAATGGCGATCCGGCCGGCGAGGGCTACGAGGCTCTGATCGAGATCGCGTACACCATGGAGGTCATCGACGGTTGGACGTTGCAGCCGGACTTCCAGTACATCTTCAATCCGGATGGCGGCGTAGAGGCCGAAAATGCAACGGTCGTTGGCGCACGCAGCACGTTCGCATTCTAGAAAGGTGGGCGCGTGAACACAGCACGGTTCACGCCGTCTCAGAGTCAGTCGACCCCGACAGCACCGTCAAGTCACGCGAAAGCGTGGCTTGGCGGTGTCCTTCTTGTTGGGGGCTGCGTGCCTCTGCTGGCGGGCCTTGTATTGTATGCGGGCTCGGCCGGCGGGACGGGAGCGTCCGACGTTCCGGTGCCGCCTATCGACTTCACGAAGGCCGAGCCGGGGGAAGACCGGCCGGGCGGCGGCGCCACATCCCGCGCCGCGACCGACACTGCCAATGCGTTTTCCCAATCTTCCGGCAACATGGGTTTCCGCAAGGAACTCGACTTCAAGATCGGGAACAGCATTTTCCGACGGCACTGGGTTTCTGCGCCCGCCTCCACCGATGCCTCGGACGGTCTCGGGCCGCTCTTCAACGTGCGTGGCTGCCAGGACTGCCATATCAAGGACGGACGCGGCCATCCTCCCGTCGCCTCGAACACGCCGGGGCCGACGGGTTCGCTCCTGTTCCGCCTCTCGGTGCCCGCCAAGACCGATGACGAGAAGGCGCTCCTTGCCTCCGGCAAGGTGACCGTGCTTCCCGATCCGGTCTACGGCGGACAATTGCAGGACATGTCGATCCAGGGCCACCAGGCGGAGGGCGCCGTCAAAGTGACGTACGAGGAGGAGGAGGTCTCTCTCGCCGGTGGCGAGAAGGTCTCCTTGCGCGTGCCCCGCTACGAACTGTCCGGACTCAACTACGGCCCCATCAGTCCAGACGTGATGCTGGGTCCGCGCATCGCGCCGCCTATGATCGGACTCGGCCTGCTCGAGGCTGTTCCGGAAGAGCAGATCATGGCAAATGCCGACCCGGAGGATGCGGACGGGGACGGCATTTCAGGGCGTCCGAACCGTATCTGGTCAGAGCTGCACGACAAGGAGATGCTGGGCCGTTTCGGTTGGAAGGCGAATGTGCCGACCATCATCGAACAGAATGCCGGTGCGTTCTCCGGCGATATCGGCATCTCGACAACGCTCCATCCGAGCGGCGCGGGCGAATGCACGGAGCGGCAGACGTCGTGCACCGACGCGCCGTCCGGCAACTCGCCCAGATACCAAAACGTGGAAGTGGGCGACGAGCTGTTCGATCTGATGACGTTCTACACGCAGAACCTTGCGGTTCCGCCACGCCGCAATGTGGACGTCCCCGACGTGCTGAAGGGCAAAGAGCTTTTCTACCAGGTCGGCTGCGCACAATGTCACCAGCCCAAGTTCACGACCGGCGACGTGCCCGAGCAGCCCCATCTGTCGAACCAGCTCATCTGGCCCTACACGGACATGCTGCTCCACGACATGGGCACGGGGCTCGCGGACAATCGGCCCGACGGCAAAGCGACGGGGAGCGAATGGCGTACGCCGCCGCTCTGGGGTATCGGTCTGACCGAAACAGTGAGCGGCCACACCCAGTTCCTTCATGACGGCCGGGCGCGCAATCTCACGGAGGCCATCCTGTGGCACGGCGGCGAAGGGCAAGCGGCTCGCGACCGCTTTGCCGCGCTGGAAAAGGAAGACCGGGAGCGCCTCTTGGCGTTTTTGAACTCGCTCTGATTGCGACGACCAGGCTACGCCACGCGCAACGCCGGAAATCAGATGTTAGACACATGCCAATGACCCGTCTGCCAACGATCCGTTTCCTCCATTCGGTCCTGTCTTTGGGGGTTCTGCTTCTTGCTTTCTGTTCGGCCGGGACCGTAGCGCGGGCGGAGGCCGATCACGGCGCCGTTGCCGAGGCTGCGCTGACGAAAGTCATAAGGCCGGGCTACGACGCATTCGCAGCCGATGCCGCGACCTTGGCAGCCAAGACCGCGGTGCTCTGCACGGACCCCTCGCACAAGAGCCTCGCGGACGCCCGCGCGGCCTTTGTCCAAGCGGTGAAGGGCTGGAGCGCAGTCGAGAACTTTCAGTTCGGGCCGGTCAACCACGAGCATCGCTACGAGCGGCTTTTCTTTTGGCCGGATCGGAAGGGCCTTGGCTACCGGCAGGTGCAGCGGGCTCTTTCGGACAAGGACGAGAGTGTGACGAGCGTCGAGACGCTCGCCAAGAAGAGTGTCGCGCTCCAGGGCTTGCCCGCGCTCGAAATCCTTCTTTACGGTAAGGGCTCCGACGCACTTGCGAGCCGAGGGGACGATGCGGTGTTCCGCTGCCGCTTCGCCGCTGCGGCAGCCGGCAATATCGCGCAACTTTCCAAAGACCTCGTCCAGGCGTGGGCGCCTGGTGCACCCTTCACCAAGAGTTTTCTGGAACCCGAGCCCGACGGCGCGCTTTACCGTGCCCCGAAAGACGTGACGCTGGAACTCTTCAAGGCCTTCAGCGGCGGTATCGAACGCGTGCGTGATCAAAAGCTCGGCCGGGTGTTGGGCGAGTCCGCCAAACGCTCCCGGCCGCGTCTGGCGGCGTTCTGGCGAAGCGGCCAGACCTTTCCGAACATGGCCGGCAATCTTCGCTCCGTAAGGGCCCTGTTTGTCGACGGAGGCTTTGCCGGGATCGTTGCCGACCAGTCGCCGGGTGTCGAGGACTCGATTTTGTTCGACCTCAACCACAGTATCGACGTGCTTGCCGCCGAAACCGAGCCGGTCGCCGAGGCGGTGACCGATCCCGAACAGCGGGGCAAGCTCGAGGCTTTGCGTGTCGGGTTGAAGAGCGCCAACACCACCGCATCCGGATTGATCGCCGAGGGCGCGGGCCTCAGCTTCGGGTTCAACGCGGGCGACGGAGACTAGCCATGACACTCAACCGCCGCACATTCCTCACCGCGCTCGCCGGATCCTCGCTGGCGCTGACCATGCCCGCTCGTCTCGCCGCTGCGTTTTTGCCGGAGCGTTTCGCCGCTGCGCGCATGGACGATCAGGGCAACTACTCTGCGGCACTCTTCGATCTCGAACACGGTGATATCCGCGAGGTCCTGCTGCCGGCTCGCGGCCACGATGTCGCGCTGCGTCCGGGCGGTTCCGAATGGGTGGCCTTCGCGCGCCGGCCCGGCCGCTTCGGCGTCGCCGTTCCCATGGATGCGCGTGAGCCGGTTTGGTTCTCCGCGCGCCCCGGCCGGCACTTCTACGGGCACGGCGTATTCTCCGCTGACGGCAGGCTGCTCTACACAACCGAGAACGATTACGACGGCGGGCGCGGCGTGATCGGCGTCCGCGACGCAGGCGCCGGGTACCGTCAGATCGGGGAGATACCCAGCCACGGCATCGGTCCGCACGATCTGGCGCTGCTTTCCGACAAGCGCACGCTGGTCGTGGCCAATGGCGGCATTCAGACCCATCCGGACCGAAGGCGTGAGGAGCTGAACCTCGCCAGCATGGAGCCGTCGCTCGCCTACGTGGATATCGAGACGGGAGACCTGCTGGAACGGCACGGTCAGCCCGAGGAACTGCGCCGTCTATCCATTCGGCACCTGACGGTCGCGGGGAACGACATCGTGGCGTTCGGTTGCCAGTATCGCGGCGATGCCGACGATCTGCCGCCCCTGATGGGATTCCACCGGCGCGGCGAAACGCTGACCGTCATTCCGGCGCCGGAAGAGACTCAACTCACCCTGAAAAACTACATCGGCTCGGTAACAGCCGATTCGAACGGCTCGGTCGTGGCGGCGTCCGCGCCGAAGGGTGGGGTCGTGACCTATTGGGATCCGCAAGCGCGGCGCCTTCTCGGGTCGTGCAGTCTGCGCGACGGCTGCGGACTGGCGCCGACCCACAAGGGTGCGACATTTTTGCTCACCAGCGGCGAAGGCTGGCTCCTCTCCGGGAGTGCGGATGGCCTAGGCCCGCGCCATTCCACGCGTTTTCACTGGGACAATCACGCAATTCTCGTGAGCTGAGCGGCGCAACTCAACATACCGGATAGTTTGTCCGTGGGCGAAGCGCGCGGTCTTGCACTTCGTTCCAATTCTCACCGCATTTGTCGGGCTAATTCGAATAGTTCGTCCGGGGGATCAATGCAGCGCCACACATCTGACAAGACGCGACAGCGTTCGCGCGCACTCGTGCCTGTTTCGCGATCGCTGCACCCGGCAAATGTGCGGCTTCGCGGCGTCGAGTTGGAAGGCGCGGCGATCTCGCAACATCCCCGGCGCCGCGCCTGGCGCCTCGGACTAAAGATTCTCGGCGGAGTCATTGCCGTCTACGCCATCGCGTTGGCCTCCGCCAACATTCTGGCTCCGTCCGGCTGGGTCGAGACGCGAGCCGTTGCTTGGCTCAAGGCGCACACCGGCCGCGATCTTGTCGTCAACGGCACCACGCGGCTCCTCTTTTTGCCGACGCCGCACATCGACATCACTGATGCCGTCATCAGCGCGCCGAACGCCCCGGCGCTTAAGATTGCGAAGCTCGAAATCGATCTCGGTTTTTTCGAGCTTTTTGGCGCCCCCACCTCGTTTGAACGTGTTGTCCTCATCCAGCCGGTCTTGTCGCTGGACGCCGGTGGCGGCCTGCCAGACCTGTCGCCAATTCGGGGCGTCGGACAGACGGGTGACGCGAAGACGGAACGAGACTTCGCTATCGACGAATTGCTAATCCGCGACGGCACGATTCTTCTTCACAGCGCTCGCCGGGCTGCACCGCACCGCTTCGAGCGCGTCAACGCCACGCTGACCATCCCGGCTCTCACCGACCCGATGGCAGGGCGCGGACACCTCAACTGGAAGGGCAAGACCGTCGGCTTCGAGCTTGAGCTCGCATCCCCCGCCGCCATCGCAGGCCAAGGCGCCGCGCAGCTGCAACTGGCCGTCGAGGCGGATACCGTGTCCGCGCGCTACGAGGGCGACATCGCAATGGTCCCGCGCGTGTCGGGCCAAGGCACGCTCTTCGCCAAGACCCGCTCCGTTCGCCAATTCCTCGCTTGGCTGAAAGGCGTTTCCGGCGCTGTCCCGGTGACGGGCGAAGGCGAGATGCAGGCCGCGGTGGCTTGGACCGGTGATCAGGCCGACCTCAGCGACATACGTTTTGTGCAAGAGAATGCCCGAGGCGAAGGGAGCGCGAAGATCGCACTCACCGGCACCCGCCCCCGCATCGAGGGATCGTTCGTCGTCGACGAACTCAATCTCGGTCCGGTTCTGGCGCTGGCTAACCGGGGATCGCTGGCCGAGATCCAAGCCGCGGCGCCATTGGCATTCGCAGCTCCAAGGCCGGCCACCACGAGCGCGGGTTTCGCCACGCAGGTCGAACAGGACATCGCGCCGCCGCCGAACCCTCACGCCGCCTCGAACGGCCCGCGACTCTTGAAACCGGGCCCGGGCGTGGTGCAGCCCAGCCTGACGATTTCAATGCCTCAGGAGGCCATCGACCAAGTGCTGGCGACGGCTGCCGTCCCTCAGTCCAACGAACCGCTCTTCGACGCCGACGTCGACTTGGATATCCGAAGGGCGCAGCTCGACGGCGTGCAGATCGGACCGAGCGCGGTGAGTATCGACTTCGCGAACGGCACCCTCGCGGCCACGCTCTGGCACATGGCCTTCTATGGCGGCAGCGGGCGTGGAACGCTGACAGCCGCCTTGGCCGATTCCGTTCCGAGCTTCGCCGGCGATCTTCGCCTCGAGGATGTCGACACCCGCTCGCTGCTGAAGGATGCATTCGGAACGGAGCGGATCGGCGGCAAGGGAAAGCTGACGCTCAACGTGTCTGGCATCGGAGGGGACTGGGAAGAGATGGCGTTGTCCCTCATGGGCAATGGCGCCTTCGCGATTGCGGACGGTGTTGTCGACGGGATGTCGGCGCCCGCGCTCGTCAGCGCACTCGAGGCCGGGAAGCTCGACCTGCGCCTGGAGCCCGCAGCGACAATGCCGTTCAGCCTGCTCGCGGGCAGCTTCGACATCAATCACGGTCTGGCCTCGACACAGAACCTCAGACTGCGAAGCCCGTCGGCGAATATCGATGCCGACGGCGTCGTAAACCTTCCGCGCGATAGTCTCGATCTTGTGGTGAATCCGGGGCCGGTCGAGAAAACGCAAGGTGGCGGCGTGGCCTCGACGGCTGAACACCTGCCGCCGCTTAGGATTGCAGGCCCCCTGACGAACCCCCGGATCGGGATCGGGGGTAATCCGCTTGTGGCCGGAGGCGGCGAAACCGCCACCGAGATCGTCATTCCGGGCGTGGCTCTCAATGACAAGCGTGGCATTCGTCGCCGCACGCAGATCACGAGCGGTGCAGCTGCGGGCCAGAACCCGCAGCCGAGCGCGCTGGCGCCATCCTTCTC
This genomic window from Methyloceanibacter caenitepidi contains:
- a CDS encoding imelysin family protein, encoding MTRLPTIRFLHSVLSLGVLLLAFCSAGTVARAEADHGAVAEAALTKVIRPGYDAFAADAATLAAKTAVLCTDPSHKSLADARAAFVQAVKGWSAVENFQFGPVNHEHRYERLFFWPDRKGLGYRQVQRALSDKDESVTSVETLAKKSVALQGLPALEILLYGKGSDALASRGDDAVFRCRFAAAAAGNIAQLSKDLVQAWAPGAPFTKSFLEPEPDGALYRAPKDVTLELFKAFSGGIERVRDQKLGRVLGESAKRSRPRLAAFWRSGQTFPNMAGNLRSVRALFVDGGFAGIVADQSPGVEDSILFDLNHSIDVLAAETEPVAEAVTDPEQRGKLEALRVGLKSANTTASGLIAEGAGLSFGFNAGDGD
- a CDS encoding carbohydrate porin, with product MGLIERNRGPATEDLGGLFGTYVRKAAIAGAALVMTMVASPGLASAACEVELDPRDFIGEENGELNAIEHLAGGTVSSLNRAGIDIGGAYVAEPFYNWGGIDEGGEYQGVLELYVNADMKKLGLWDGLCFHANGYQIHGNSITGSNIGSLMPVTSFEANDATRLFEIWFEQFLFNDTVSVKVGQLAADAEFFFAEGGGYFINGTWGWAPIAAENNPGGGPAYPLATPGVRVAITPTEQTSLMVGVYNGNPAPDCAADDPQVCNNDGLDFGLRDRTLLMAEGAYSYSLAGGELPGQIKVGGWNHFGDFNHIYTDAGGNPIAISGNDGKPLDNDYALYVILDQLLWRVPGSEDPQGVGFFTRFAGAPDDRNYVDFYFDVGLTFTGMIPGRPDDALAIGYAYTSISDQAQAFNVTNGDPAGEGYEALIEIAYTMEVIDGWTLQPDFQYIFNPDGGVEAENATVVGARSTFAF
- a CDS encoding di-heme oxidoredictase family protein; protein product: MPLLAGLVLYAGSAGGTGASDVPVPPIDFTKAEPGEDRPGGGATSRAATDTANAFSQSSGNMGFRKELDFKIGNSIFRRHWVSAPASTDASDGLGPLFNVRGCQDCHIKDGRGHPPVASNTPGPTGSLLFRLSVPAKTDDEKALLASGKVTVLPDPVYGGQLQDMSIQGHQAEGAVKVTYEEEEVSLAGGEKVSLRVPRYELSGLNYGPISPDVMLGPRIAPPMIGLGLLEAVPEEQIMANADPEDADGDGISGRPNRIWSELHDKEMLGRFGWKANVPTIIEQNAGAFSGDIGISTTLHPSGAGECTERQTSCTDAPSGNSPRYQNVEVGDELFDLMTFYTQNLAVPPRRNVDVPDVLKGKELFYQVGCAQCHQPKFTTGDVPEQPHLSNQLIWPYTDMLLHDMGTGLADNRPDGKATGSEWRTPPLWGIGLTETVSGHTQFLHDGRARNLTEAILWHGGEGQAARDRFAALEKEDRERLLAFLNSL
- a CDS encoding AsmA family protein, encoding MPVSRSLHPANVRLRGVELEGAAISQHPRRRAWRLGLKILGGVIAVYAIALASANILAPSGWVETRAVAWLKAHTGRDLVVNGTTRLLFLPTPHIDITDAVISAPNAPALKIAKLEIDLGFFELFGAPTSFERVVLIQPVLSLDAGGGLPDLSPIRGVGQTGDAKTERDFAIDELLIRDGTILLHSARRAAPHRFERVNATLTIPALTDPMAGRGHLNWKGKTVGFELELASPAAIAGQGAAQLQLAVEADTVSARYEGDIAMVPRVSGQGTLFAKTRSVRQFLAWLKGVSGAVPVTGEGEMQAAVAWTGDQADLSDIRFVQENARGEGSAKIALTGTRPRIEGSFVVDELNLGPVLALANRGSLAEIQAAAPLAFAAPRPATTSAGFATQVEQDIAPPPNPHAASNGPRLLKPGPGVVQPSLTISMPQEAIDQVLATAAVPQSNEPLFDADVDLDIRRAQLDGVQIGPSAVSIDFANGTLAATLWHMAFYGGSGRGTLTAALADSVPSFAGDLRLEDVDTRSLLKDAFGTERIGGKGKLTLNVSGIGGDWEEMALSLMGNGAFAIADGVVDGMSAPALVSALEAGKLDLRLEPAATMPFSLLAGSFDINHGLASTQNLRLRSPSANIDADGVVNLPRDSLDLVVNPGPVEKTQGGGVASTAEHLPPLRIAGPLTNPRIGIGGNPLVAGGGETATEIVIPGVALNDKRGIRRRTQITSGAAAGQNPQPSALAPSFSVAPADNDGSPPLRMQSLR
- a CDS encoding DUF1513 domain-containing protein, which codes for MTLNRRTFLTALAGSSLALTMPARLAAAFLPERFAAARMDDQGNYSAALFDLEHGDIREVLLPARGHDVALRPGGSEWVAFARRPGRFGVAVPMDAREPVWFSARPGRHFYGHGVFSADGRLLYTTENDYDGGRGVIGVRDAGAGYRQIGEIPSHGIGPHDLALLSDKRTLVVANGGIQTHPDRRREELNLASMEPSLAYVDIETGDLLERHGQPEELRRLSIRHLTVAGNDIVAFGCQYRGDADDLPPLMGFHRRGETLTVIPAPEETQLTLKNYIGSVTADSNGSVVAASAPKGGVVTYWDPQARRLLGSCSLRDGCGLAPTHKGATFLLTSGEGWLLSGSADGLGPRHSTRFHWDNHAILVS